In one Massilia endophytica genomic region, the following are encoded:
- a CDS encoding energy transducer TonB — protein sequence MTMAMAGGPYKVPKRHDGWRSVALAVGMHALLFVFLWGGIRWQNEQPTAVEAEVWDLSTQQAAPPPEPQPEVKPEPEPEPPPPPVKAAPPEEVAPPKADPEIALRKEREKKEKERLAEEKKKKEELKRQQEEELAEQKKLEAEKKKKELAEKKLAEEKAAKIRAENMRRMMAQAAGTGSTGTAEKSTAPRMDAGYLAALRAKIQSNVVYAGAKQDIEARFRVTQLPTGEVITVRKIKSSGNPAYDAAVENAINKSSPLPKKKDGTVEKDLELVFNMKDLP from the coding sequence ATGACGATGGCAATGGCAGGCGGTCCCTATAAAGTGCCGAAGCGGCACGACGGCTGGCGCTCCGTGGCGCTGGCGGTGGGCATGCATGCCTTGCTGTTCGTCTTCCTGTGGGGCGGCATCCGCTGGCAGAACGAGCAGCCGACGGCCGTGGAAGCGGAAGTATGGGACCTGAGCACGCAGCAGGCGGCCCCGCCGCCCGAGCCGCAGCCCGAGGTGAAGCCGGAGCCCGAACCGGAGCCGCCGCCTCCGCCCGTGAAGGCCGCGCCGCCGGAAGAAGTGGCGCCGCCCAAGGCCGATCCCGAGATCGCGCTGCGCAAGGAGCGCGAGAAGAAGGAAAAGGAACGCCTCGCGGAAGAGAAGAAAAAGAAGGAAGAACTGAAACGCCAGCAGGAAGAAGAGCTGGCGGAGCAGAAGAAGCTGGAAGCGGAAAAGAAGAAGAAGGAACTGGCTGAGAAGAAGCTGGCGGAAGAAAAGGCGGCGAAGATCCGTGCCGAGAACATGCGCCGCATGATGGCGCAGGCGGCAGGCACGGGCAGCACGGGCACGGCGGAGAAATCCACCGCGCCGCGCATGGACGCCGGCTACCTGGCTGCCCTGCGCGCCAAGATCCAGAGCAATGTCGTGTATGCGGGAGCCAAGCAGGACATCGAAGCACGGTTCCGCGTGACCCAGCTGCCGACAGGGGAAGTGATAACAGTCCGAAAGATCAAGAGTAGCGGCAATCCGGCCTACGATGCCGCTGTGGAAAACGCCATCAACAAGTCCTCGCCCCTGCCGAAGAAGAAAGACGGCACGGTGGAGAAGGACCTGGAGCTGGTGTTCAATATGAAAGATTTACCTTGA
- a CDS encoding ExbD/TolR family protein: MASSFHSSMRGGRGRKLKSEINVVPYIDVMLCLLIIFMVIPSSNNPSTIELPHAEKAVRPPDAYIQVTIKPNGALSIGIAGKTADAPETAPNRDALVKKLRALHESNPDYPVLIAGDKESKYDDVIQLISEAKKMGISRVGLATK, translated from the coding sequence ATGGCATCGTCCTTCCACAGCAGCATGCGCGGCGGCCGCGGCCGCAAGCTCAAGTCGGAGATCAACGTCGTTCCCTATATCGACGTGATGCTCTGCCTGCTGATCATCTTCATGGTGATCCCGAGCTCGAACAATCCGAGCACGATCGAGCTGCCGCATGCGGAAAAGGCGGTGCGTCCGCCCGATGCCTATATCCAGGTGACGATCAAGCCCAATGGTGCGCTCTCGATCGGCATCGCGGGCAAGACGGCCGACGCGCCCGAAACGGCGCCCAACCGCGACGCCCTGGTGAAGAAACTGCGCGCCCTGCATGAGAGCAATCCGGACTATCCGGTGCTGATCGCGGGCGACAAGGAAAGCAAGTACGACGACGTGATCCAGCTGATCTCGGAAGCGAAGAAGATGGGGATCAGCCGGGTCGGCCTGGCAACGAAGTAA
- a CDS encoding DUF418 domain-containing protein, translating to MNSSNRLELVDAVRGFALVSIMLLHNIEHFDLYHVPQGLPAWLATLDKWIWDAAFFLFGGKSYAIFALLFGVTFQLQFQRRAQMGDDFRPRFVWRMALLLGFGIVNSLFYHGDILSIYAVLALALLPVARLRDGAVLAIACLLLLQPAAWLDLAAALPDTHLKLADPESWAYFGRANEYLAKGTMPDVWQGNLANGKPGVVLWSWENGRIFQIPALFMLGMLAARRGLFALTEANRNWWKRVLLVACVFFVPMFALKTKLGSMGFGDAVLRPLEVMVTSWSNFAFMLVLVAGLALAYQTRAGERMLKLFAPLGRMSLTSYLTQSVIGTALYYGWGLGLYAATGATGCLLIGIALAVLQGAFSAWWLRSHAQGPLESLWHRLTWLKQPAPSPARG from the coding sequence GCTGCATAACATCGAGCACTTCGATCTTTACCATGTGCCGCAAGGGCTTCCGGCCTGGCTGGCCACTCTCGACAAATGGATCTGGGATGCGGCCTTCTTCCTCTTCGGAGGCAAGTCCTACGCCATCTTCGCGCTGCTGTTCGGCGTGACCTTCCAGCTGCAGTTCCAGCGCCGCGCGCAGATGGGCGATGATTTCCGGCCGCGCTTCGTGTGGCGCATGGCGCTGCTGCTCGGATTCGGCATCGTGAACTCGCTGTTCTACCACGGCGATATCCTGAGCATCTACGCTGTCCTGGCGCTTGCGCTGCTGCCGGTGGCCCGCCTGCGCGATGGCGCCGTGCTGGCGATCGCCTGCCTTCTTCTGCTGCAGCCCGCCGCCTGGCTGGATCTGGCGGCAGCGCTTCCGGACACCCATCTCAAACTGGCGGATCCCGAGTCCTGGGCCTACTTCGGCCGGGCCAACGAGTACCTCGCCAAGGGCACAATGCCGGATGTCTGGCAGGGCAATCTGGCGAACGGCAAGCCGGGCGTGGTGCTGTGGAGCTGGGAGAACGGCCGCATCTTCCAGATTCCGGCGCTGTTCATGCTGGGCATGCTGGCTGCGCGGCGCGGGCTGTTCGCGCTGACGGAGGCGAACCGCAACTGGTGGAAGCGCGTGCTGCTGGTGGCCTGCGTGTTCTTCGTACCGATGTTCGCACTGAAGACGAAGCTCGGGAGCATGGGCTTCGGCGATGCGGTTCTGCGTCCGCTGGAGGTGATGGTCACCTCATGGTCCAACTTCGCGTTCATGCTGGTGCTGGTGGCCGGCCTTGCGCTGGCATATCAGACGCGGGCGGGAGAGCGCATGCTGAAGTTGTTCGCGCCGCTGGGCCGAATGAGCCTGACCAGCTATCTCACGCAAAGCGTGATCGGCACGGCGCTGTACTACGGCTGGGGCCTGGGCTTGTATGCGGCGACCGGCGCCACTGGTTGCCTGCTGATCGGCATTGCGCTCGCCGTACTGCAAGGCGCCTTCAGCGCATGGTGGCTGCGCAGCCACGCCCAGGGCCCGCTCGAATCGCTGTGGCACCGCCTTACCTGGCTGAAGCAGCCGGCGCCCAGCCCTGCACGTGGATAG
- the pal gene encoding peptidoglycan-associated lipoprotein Pal: protein MRNVKSIAFLISSAALLSACSTPVKISEPAPVVESKPAEAAPAADTRAVAPVETASIDPLNDPKGVLANRSVYFDFDSYVVREDGKPVVQNHSAYLTKNTSRNILIQGNTDERGGAEYNLALGQKRAEAVRKAMTALGVSEGQIEAVSLGKEKPKAEGHNEEAWAQNRRADIVYK from the coding sequence ATGCGTAACGTAAAAAGCATCGCCTTCCTCATTTCCAGTGCAGCCCTGCTGTCCGCTTGCTCGACCCCGGTGAAAATCTCGGAACCGGCTCCTGTGGTGGAAAGCAAGCCGGCCGAAGCCGCTCCAGCCGCTGACACCCGCGCCGTGGCGCCGGTGGAAACCGCTTCCATCGATCCGCTGAACGACCCGAAAGGCGTGCTGGCCAACCGCTCCGTGTACTTCGACTTCGACAGCTACGTGGTGCGTGAAGACGGCAAGCCAGTGGTGCAGAACCACTCCGCCTACCTGACCAAGAACACCAGCCGCAACATCCTGATCCAGGGTAACACCGACGAGCGCGGCGGCGCCGAGTACAACCTGGCCCTGGGCCAGAAGCGTGCCGAAGCCGTACGCAAGGCGATGACCGCCCTGGGCGTGTCCGAAGGCCAGATCGAAGCCGTGTCGCTGGGCAAAGAGAAGCCAAAGGCCGAAGGCCACAACGAAGAAGCATGGGCGCAGAACCGCCGTGCCGACATCGTTTACAAGTAA
- the ybgC gene encoding tol-pal system-associated acyl-CoA thioesterase — MASEFTWEVRVYYEDTDAGGIVYYANYLKFFERARTEWLRAIGVGQQVLLAEHDAMFVVKSVNADYHAPAKLDDVLRLTLRIDKLGRASVVFVQEAWCGATLLNTARVKVGCVDSALRPRALPDAVAARMQGGAAAGFIPNNET; from the coding sequence ATGGCTTCGGAGTTCACCTGGGAGGTTCGTGTCTACTACGAGGATACGGACGCGGGCGGCATCGTTTATTACGCTAATTATCTGAAGTTCTTCGAACGCGCGCGGACCGAATGGCTGCGCGCCATTGGCGTTGGCCAGCAGGTATTGCTGGCCGAACATGACGCCATGTTCGTGGTCAAGAGTGTGAACGCCGACTATCATGCGCCAGCGAAGCTGGACGATGTACTAAGATTAACACTCAGAATCGACAAGCTGGGCCGCGCCTCGGTCGTCTTCGTGCAGGAGGCGTGGTGCGGCGCGACCCTGCTCAACACGGCCCGCGTGAAGGTGGGCTGCGTCGATTCCGCGCTGCGTCCGCGCGCCTTACCGGACGCCGTGGCCGCCCGCATGCAGGGCGGCGCCGCAGCCGGCTTTATTCCTAACAACGAGACATAA
- the tolQ gene encoding protein TolQ, with protein sequence MNDVTQDLSFLALISNAHLIVQLIMALLLGVSLVSWTYIFKKLFDVRAARRQTIDFEKTFWAGGNLHALHQNASSNRASSGALARIFEAGMGEFIKGKQALAASRESLDMGAVLDGARRAMRAAFQREMDALESHLAFLASVGSVSPYIGLLGTVWGIMNAFRGLANVQQATLSAVAPGIAEALIATAIGLFAAIPAVVAYNRFSHDIDRLAIRFESFVEEFSNILQRQSR encoded by the coding sequence ATGAACGACGTCACCCAGGACCTTTCCTTCCTCGCCCTCATCTCCAACGCACACCTGATCGTTCAGCTGATCATGGCGCTGCTGCTTGGTGTGTCCCTGGTCAGCTGGACCTATATCTTCAAGAAGCTGTTCGACGTGCGCGCCGCGCGGCGCCAGACCATCGACTTCGAAAAGACCTTCTGGGCCGGCGGCAACCTGCACGCCCTGCATCAGAACGCGAGCAGCAACCGCGCCAGCAGCGGCGCCCTGGCCCGCATCTTCGAGGCCGGGATGGGCGAATTCATCAAGGGCAAGCAGGCCCTGGCCGCCAGCCGCGAGTCGCTCGACATGGGCGCGGTGCTGGACGGCGCCCGCCGCGCCATGCGCGCCGCCTTCCAGCGCGAGATGGACGCCCTGGAATCGCACCTGGCCTTCCTGGCCTCCGTCGGTTCCGTGTCCCCGTATATCGGCCTGCTCGGCACCGTGTGGGGCATCATGAACGCCTTCCGCGGCCTGGCCAACGTGCAGCAGGCCACGCTGTCGGCCGTGGCGCCCGGCATTGCCGAAGCCCTGATCGCCACCGCCATCGGCCTCTTCGCCGCGATTCCCGCGGTGGTGGCCTACAACCGTTTTTCGCACGACATCGACCGCCTGGCGATCCGTTTCGAGAGCTTCGTCGAGGAGTTCTCCAACATCCTGCAGCGGCAGTCGCGCTAA
- a CDS encoding SDR family NAD(P)-dependent oxidoreductase, translated as MIVFITGATAGFGAAMARVFAAGGHKVLIAGRREDRLQTLAAELGPNARAVPLDVSDKAAIHAAVAALPAGWAEVDVLINNAGLALGLKGAHEASLEDWETMIATNCTGLVTMTRALLPGMVARGRGTIINLGSVAGHYPYPGGNVYGATKAFVEQFTLNLRADLVGTGVRATNLAPGLCGGTEFSNVRFKGDDAAAAKVYEGTTPLTAEDIANTAYWIATLPPHINVNLIELMPTCQGFSPFAIKRGGA; from the coding sequence ATGATCGTATTCATCACCGGCGCCACCGCCGGTTTCGGCGCGGCGATGGCCCGCGTGTTTGCCGCCGGGGGCCACAAGGTCCTGATCGCGGGCCGCCGCGAGGACCGCCTGCAGACCCTGGCCGCCGAACTGGGTCCGAACGCGCGCGCCGTGCCGCTGGATGTGTCGGACAAGGCGGCCATCCATGCCGCCGTCGCCGCCCTGCCCGCCGGCTGGGCGGAAGTGGACGTCCTCATCAACAACGCCGGCCTGGCCCTGGGCCTGAAAGGCGCCCACGAAGCCTCCCTGGAGGACTGGGAGACCATGATTGCCACCAACTGCACCGGCCTGGTGACCATGACGCGCGCCCTCCTGCCCGGCATGGTGGCGCGCGGCCGCGGCACCATCATCAACCTGGGCTCCGTGGCGGGCCACTACCCCTACCCCGGCGGCAATGTTTACGGCGCCACCAAGGCCTTTGTCGAGCAGTTCACCCTCAACCTGCGCGCCGACCTGGTGGGCACCGGCGTGCGCGCCACCAACCTGGCGCCCGGCCTGTGCGGGGGCACGGAGTTCTCCAATGTGCGCTTCAAGGGCGACGACGCGGCCGCGGCCAAGGTCTACGAGGGCACCACCCCGCTCACGGCCGAGGACATCGCGAACACGGCCTACTGGATCGCCACCCTGCCGCCCCATATCAATGTCAACCTGATCGAGCTCATGCCCACCTGCCAGGGCTTCTCGCCCTTCGCCATCAAGCGCGGCGGTGCCTGA
- the ybgF gene encoding tol-pal system protein YbgF — protein MTKFTKTALALAFAGLSLQASAGVFDDDEARRAILDLRAKVEALQRELNARIDTKADKTSTLDILNQHEQTMQEIAQLRGQIELLANEISTAQKRQKDFYADLDARIKKLEPREVTVDGKTASVDQSELNAHDAAMQLFKDGDYKGAAAALQAFTQRYPGSAYAANAQYWLGNAYYAQRDCKNAILAQQQVVKQYPDSPRAADAMLNIASCQTELKAVNNAKKTLQELIKTYPDSAAAATAKERLRGK, from the coding sequence ATGACCAAATTCACCAAGACCGCTCTTGCGCTGGCATTTGCCGGCCTGTCCCTGCAGGCTTCGGCCGGCGTGTTTGACGACGACGAAGCGCGCCGCGCGATCCTGGACCTGCGCGCCAAGGTGGAAGCCCTGCAGCGCGAGCTGAACGCGCGCATCGACACCAAGGCCGACAAGACCTCCACCCTGGACATCCTGAACCAGCACGAGCAGACGATGCAGGAGATCGCCCAGCTGCGCGGCCAGATCGAGCTGCTGGCCAACGAGATCTCCACGGCCCAGAAGCGCCAGAAGGACTTCTACGCCGACCTGGACGCCCGCATCAAGAAGCTCGAGCCGCGCGAAGTGACGGTGGACGGCAAGACCGCCTCGGTGGACCAGTCCGAACTGAACGCCCACGACGCGGCCATGCAGCTGTTCAAGGACGGCGACTACAAGGGCGCCGCGGCCGCGCTGCAGGCCTTCACCCAGCGCTATCCCGGCTCGGCCTACGCGGCCAACGCCCAATACTGGCTGGGCAACGCCTACTACGCCCAGCGCGACTGCAAGAACGCCATCTTGGCGCAGCAGCAGGTGGTCAAGCAGTATCCGGACAGCCCGCGCGCCGCGGACGCCATGCTCAACATCGCCAGCTGCCAGACCGAGCTGAAAGCCGTCAACAACGCCAAGAAGACGCTGCAGGAGCTGATCAAGACCTATCCGGACAGCGCCGCCGCCGCCACCGCCAAGGAGCGCCTGCGCGGCAAATAA
- a CDS encoding eCIS core domain-containing protein, with product MRRHADKVLDAPAGVNTPARRRPEAAAQLAGKRGESLVQLQQIANNSSRFDGARGFRQISQGGAINRTGLPDTLKKGIENLSGQALDGVKVHYNSSRPAQLNAHAYSQGTDIHLAPGQEKHLPHEAWHVVQQMQGRVKPTMQLKGGTAINDDAGLEREADIMGSRAQGASHARSPVQLRAGPHATRVVQRVVLTKIVGQWEMADGFYKIDDVLIGGRTPSPFSGTMGAHSTAWVAHVDAIRRHLVGTNLGQGIDWFTALAQDDLASPLLKLDGYLNTTQKSNLATAQFHLLKHLNELGLYKGKITSGNYAKVLMWLRSAINAYLTFVNFLPLSTVAGGDPKGHGEGTARSELNVFEYGFALRHEKTMGLPGSTADLGILSEQDLAESELKGLDTKLRQSLLGTMRQDKVAAYRKAVRKTLINMFASETPDAYASMSGDLQKDEVKQEIWALALQNFLRTIRLAYPYAYDFAEMADKEVLLSVIGGLNAGLNAAAVYDYLSGQKKFEAIAGTYTFHSGDSLQDFINKHHVESALSGKHKLGASKLRSSAKGLSDRQQGGSGFGVTVMVDSQTDSIGDVLMNGRTRSPFSATMGAHTTAWTVHVDAVVRLLKGHSLTEGIRALANQARAEMMHNKAIKYAGHISEKHQIFLVEALNYLKSRIAEAIDAIGTHDEGKKTAALEALIHDYMTFVNFIPMSTIEIAMPNGRTEGMRRAFLNKYEEHGDAIFVKGETKDQRTQIIRDHLLGMFDPKGLDHFPPDLGEREPTDINKHAGGGYDEQHPLYKHISKPVVVNAKRTISYENFLHTIEAAYPNAAEAVDLAGHLKGKWPNIETTSDKHAKLMNKKAHVIGNPADPLACLYKGYQVEIRAVNRGKATVMVLADPNQPKITVDVISLAMDK from the coding sequence ATGAGAAGGCATGCTGACAAGGTCCTGGACGCGCCAGCGGGCGTGAATACGCCTGCACGCCGAAGGCCTGAAGCCGCCGCCCAACTTGCTGGCAAGCGTGGCGAGTCGCTTGTTCAACTCCAGCAGATCGCCAATAACAGCTCGCGCTTCGATGGCGCGCGCGGGTTCCGGCAAATCAGCCAGGGCGGCGCCATCAACCGCACCGGCCTGCCGGACACGCTTAAAAAAGGCATCGAGAACCTTTCCGGTCAGGCGCTGGATGGCGTAAAGGTCCACTACAATTCGTCCCGGCCCGCCCAGCTGAACGCCCATGCGTACAGCCAGGGGACGGACATCCATCTCGCGCCTGGCCAGGAAAAGCACCTGCCGCACGAAGCCTGGCACGTCGTGCAGCAGATGCAGGGGCGCGTGAAGCCCACCATGCAGCTCAAGGGCGGCACTGCCATCAACGACGACGCAGGCCTGGAGCGCGAGGCGGACATCATGGGCTCCCGGGCGCAGGGAGCAAGCCATGCCCGCTCTCCTGTCCAGCTCAGGGCAGGGCCTCACGCGACGCGCGTCGTCCAGCGTGTGGTGCTGACCAAGATCGTGGGCCAGTGGGAGATGGCGGATGGCTTCTACAAGATCGATGATGTCCTGATCGGTGGGCGTACGCCGTCGCCTTTCAGCGGCACCATGGGGGCGCACAGCACGGCCTGGGTCGCACACGTGGACGCAATACGGCGGCATCTGGTGGGCACCAATCTTGGCCAGGGTATCGACTGGTTCACTGCGCTGGCGCAGGATGACCTGGCATCGCCCTTGCTGAAACTGGACGGCTACCTGAACACAACCCAGAAAAGCAATCTGGCCACTGCCCAATTTCACTTGTTGAAGCATCTGAACGAGCTTGGGCTGTACAAGGGGAAGATCACCAGCGGGAACTACGCCAAGGTTCTGATGTGGCTGCGGTCCGCCATCAATGCCTACCTTACCTTCGTCAATTTCCTGCCCTTGTCCACGGTCGCTGGAGGCGACCCGAAGGGCCACGGTGAAGGGACCGCGCGTAGCGAGCTCAACGTGTTCGAGTACGGCTTCGCGCTGCGGCATGAAAAGACGATGGGCCTGCCCGGCAGTACCGCCGACCTTGGCATCTTGTCGGAGCAGGACCTTGCGGAGAGCGAACTGAAGGGACTGGATACCAAGCTCAGGCAGTCGCTGCTTGGGACCATGCGCCAGGATAAGGTGGCAGCTTACCGGAAAGCGGTCAGGAAGACCCTTATCAATATGTTTGCAAGCGAAACACCGGACGCGTATGCCAGCATGAGCGGCGACTTGCAGAAAGACGAGGTGAAGCAGGAAATATGGGCCCTGGCGCTACAGAATTTTCTGCGCACGATACGGCTGGCCTACCCATATGCTTACGACTTTGCGGAGATGGCCGACAAGGAGGTTCTCTTGTCCGTGATCGGCGGACTAAATGCTGGCCTGAATGCCGCCGCCGTGTATGACTACCTGAGTGGACAGAAGAAGTTCGAGGCGATCGCAGGCACTTACACCTTCCACAGTGGCGACTCGCTTCAGGATTTTATCAACAAGCATCACGTCGAGTCGGCCCTCAGCGGCAAGCACAAGCTGGGCGCATCGAAGCTCAGGTCCTCCGCCAAAGGCTTGTCGGACCGGCAGCAGGGAGGCTCAGGTTTTGGCGTAACAGTGATGGTGGACTCGCAGACAGATTCCATTGGCGATGTGCTGATGAACGGACGCACGAGGAGCCCGTTCAGCGCGACGATGGGAGCGCACACGACGGCATGGACCGTGCATGTCGATGCCGTGGTACGCCTGCTGAAAGGGCATTCCCTGACTGAGGGGATCAGGGCGCTTGCCAACCAGGCGCGCGCAGAGATGATGCACAACAAGGCGATAAAGTATGCAGGCCATATTTCAGAGAAACATCAGATTTTCCTGGTCGAGGCATTGAACTACCTGAAATCGAGGATTGCAGAGGCGATTGACGCCATCGGTACGCATGACGAAGGAAAGAAGACCGCCGCATTGGAGGCCCTCATCCATGACTACATGACCTTCGTCAATTTCATTCCGATGTCCACCATCGAAATCGCCATGCCCAATGGACGGACCGAGGGCATGCGCCGCGCCTTCCTGAACAAATACGAGGAGCACGGGGACGCGATCTTCGTCAAAGGCGAAACCAAAGACCAGCGCACGCAGATCATTCGCGACCATCTGCTGGGGATGTTCGACCCCAAGGGCCTCGACCATTTTCCGCCGGACCTGGGGGAGCGTGAGCCTACGGATATCAACAAGCATGCCGGCGGCGGCTACGACGAGCAGCACCCGCTGTACAAGCACATATCGAAACCAGTGGTGGTCAACGCGAAACGCACGATTTCATACGAAAACTTCCTGCACACGATAGAGGCGGCATATCCGAATGCGGCTGAGGCGGTGGATCTGGCCGGCCATTTGAAGGGCAAATGGCCGAATATCGAAACAACCAGCGACAAGCACGCCAAGCTGATGAACAAGAAAGCGCATGTGATCGGCAACCCCGCCGATCCCTTGGCCTGTCTGTATAAAGGCTATCAGGTGGAAATCAGGGCGGTAAACAGGGGCAAGGCGACCGTCATGGTGCTGGCTGATCCGAATCAGCCAAAGATCACCGTTGACGTGATTTCGCTGGCAATGGACAAATAA
- the tolB gene encoding Tol-Pal system beta propeller repeat protein TolB, whose translation MKTILTSLIFTAGLVAGQGAYAQLRVEISGVGSNQIPVAVAAFADEGQSPTQISAVIKSDLERSGAFKVIDAGTINDPNNVDYGAWKQRGADAVVVGTVQKLANGSFDVRYKLHSTVQASKLSQLDQSAPQQYTRLAAHKIADDVYEKLTGVPGIFATRIAYVKQEGKAFRLYVADADGESEQLALSSNEPIFSPSWSPDGTKVAYVSLEQKKPVVYVQNLVTRQRTVIANEKGNNSAPAWSPDGSKLAIALSKSGNTQIYVASASGGSLRRLTNSNPPVIDTEPQFSADGESIYFTSDRSGGPQIYRMNVNGGDVKRVTFSGTYNISPRISSDGKSLAYISRRNGNYQLYVLDLASGQEQRLSDTTNDQAPSFAPNGKYILYATDSGGRKALAMVSVDGRVKQRLTTQAGNIKEPTWGPFMK comes from the coding sequence ATGAAGACGATCCTGACCTCCCTCATTTTCACCGCCGGCCTGGTGGCCGGCCAGGGCGCCTATGCCCAGCTGCGCGTCGAGATCTCCGGCGTGGGCAGCAACCAGATTCCCGTGGCCGTGGCGGCCTTCGCCGACGAGGGCCAGTCCCCGACGCAGATTTCCGCCGTCATCAAGTCCGACCTGGAACGCAGCGGCGCCTTCAAGGTCATCGATGCGGGCACGATCAACGATCCCAACAATGTCGACTACGGCGCCTGGAAGCAGCGCGGCGCGGACGCGGTGGTGGTGGGCACGGTGCAGAAGCTGGCCAACGGCAGCTTCGACGTGCGCTACAAGCTGCACTCCACGGTCCAGGCCAGCAAGCTGAGCCAGCTGGACCAGTCGGCCCCGCAGCAGTACACCCGCCTGGCCGCGCACAAGATCGCAGACGACGTGTATGAAAAGCTGACCGGCGTGCCCGGCATCTTCGCCACCCGCATCGCCTACGTGAAGCAGGAAGGCAAAGCCTTCCGCCTCTACGTGGCGGACGCCGACGGCGAGAGCGAGCAGCTGGCCCTGAGCTCGAACGAGCCCATCTTCTCCCCTTCCTGGTCGCCGGACGGCACCAAGGTGGCCTATGTGTCGCTGGAGCAGAAGAAGCCGGTGGTCTACGTGCAGAACCTGGTGACGCGCCAGCGCACCGTGATCGCCAACGAGAAGGGCAACAACTCGGCGCCCGCCTGGTCGCCGGACGGCAGCAAGCTCGCCATCGCCCTCTCCAAGAGCGGCAACACCCAGATCTATGTGGCCAGCGCCAGCGGCGGCTCCCTGCGCCGCCTGACCAACTCGAACCCGCCCGTGATCGACACCGAGCCCCAGTTCTCGGCGGACGGCGAATCCATCTACTTCACCAGCGACCGCAGCGGCGGTCCCCAGATTTACCGCATGAACGTGAACGGCGGCGACGTCAAGCGCGTCACCTTCAGCGGCACCTACAATATCAGCCCGCGCATTTCCTCCGATGGAAAGTCGCTGGCTTATATTTCCCGGCGCAACGGCAACTACCAGCTCTATGTCCTGGATCTGGCAAGCGGCCAGGAGCAACGTCTGTCCGACACCACCAATGACCAGGCGCCTAGCTTCGCCCCGAACGGCAAGTACATCCTGTACGCCACCGATTCGGGCGGACGCAAGGCGCTGGCCATGGTGTCGGTGGACGGCCGAGTTAAGCAGCGCTTGACCACTCAAGCGGGCAATATCAAGGAGCCCACCTGGGGTCCTTTCATGAAGTAA